The proteins below come from a single Alosa sapidissima isolate fAloSap1 chromosome 23, fAloSap1.pri, whole genome shotgun sequence genomic window:
- the mmp11b gene encoding stromelysin-3 isoform X2 has protein sequence MEICSIFFWIIPTWPEKSHHYGLKKRSRLPHIQDTLKDESGAIKGSHGKSSVSRNDTDLWKRRRCGVPDYPGKTRGAGIGYLPAAKAHGVHHRRKRFVLFGGRWDKTDLTYKIMRMPWQMNKEQVRLVLQEALKVWSDVTPLTFTEVPSGRADIVIDFTRYWHGDNLPFDGPGGILAHAFFPRTHREGDIHFDYDETWTVGNNMGTDLLQVAAHELGHVLGLQHSLVPGSIMSPFYSFSYPLRLSEDDKRGIQYLYGARGSPERTPPPVSTETNEIEPAVPDACQTSFDAVSVIRGELFFFKSRYVWRIRDGHLQPGYPALASRHWKGIPDNIDATFEDKTGNIWFFQGKSYWVFDGERQITGPDSVHHLGLPVSDIQAALMWGEDKAQKTFFFKDGNYWRFNLQENRVDSTHPRNMHDWRGVPTQIDAAFQDKFGYAHFLSGKRYWKFDPVEVRALEGYPRYVGMDFFDCPMSLYH, from the exons ATGGAGATCTGCTCCATTTTCTTTTGGATTATACCG ACTTGGCCTGAGAAATCTCATCATTATGGACTCAAGAAAAGAAGCAGGCTGCCGCATATCCAGGACACTCTGAAGGACGAATCGGGCGCAATCAAGGGGAGCCACGGGAAGTCCAGTGTCTCCAGGAATGACACAGACCTGTGGAAGCGCCGTCGCTGTGGAGTCCCAGACTATCCTGGCAAGACCAGGGGTGCAGGGATCGGGTATCTCCCAGCAGCAAAAGCCCATGGAGTGCATCACCGGCGCAAGCGGTTCGTCTTATTCGGAGGGCGATGGGACAAGACTGACCTCACTTATAA gatcATGCGCATGCCATGGCAGATGAATAAGGAGCAGGTTCGCCTGGTGCTGCAGGAAGCACTGAAGGTCTGGAGTGATGTCACACCCCTCACCTTCACGGAGGTCCCCAGTGGCCGGGCCGACATCGTCATCGACTTCACCAG GTACTGGCATGGCGATAATCTACCCTTTGATGGCCCTGGGGGCATTCTGGCTCACGCGTTTTTCCCCAGAACGCACCGGGAGGGGGACATTCACTTTGACTATGATGAAACCTGGACTGTGGGTAATAATATGG GCACTGACCTGCTGCAGGTGGCGGCCCATGAGCTGGGTCACGTCCTAGGCCTGCAGCACTCGCTGGTCCCTGGCTCCATCATGTCCCCCTTCTACAGCTTCTCCTACCCGCTGCGTCTCAGCGAGGACGACAAGCGTGGCATCCAGTACCTCTACGGCGCCCGCGGCTCTCCAGAAAGGACGCCGCCCCCGGTCAGCACAGAGACCAATGAGATCGAGCCTGCTGTG CCTGACGCCTGTCAGACAAGCTTTGACGCAGTGTCCGTGATCCGAGGGGAGCTCTTCTTCTTCAAGTCCCGCTACGTGTGGCGCATCCGTGACGGGCACCTGCAGCCCGGCTACCCGGCTCTGGCCTCCCGCCATTGGAAAGGAATCCCGGACAACATCGACGCCACCTTCGAGGACAAGACTGGGAACATCTGGTTCTTCCAAG GTAAAAGTTACTGGGTGTTTGATGGGGAGCGTCAGATCACCGGGCCTGACTCGGTCCACCACCTGGGGCTCCCCGTATCGGACATCCAGGCCGCCCTGATGTGGGGGGAGGACAAGGCCCAGAAGACCTTCTTCTTCAAGGATGGGAACTACTGGCGCTTCAACCTACAGGAGAACCGCGTTGACTCGACCCACCCCAGGAACATGCACGACTGGAGAGGGGTACCCACCCAAATCGATGCTGCTTTTCAGGACAAATTCG GTTACGCACACTTCCTAAGTGGAAAGAGGTACTGGAAGTTTGACCCAGTGGAAGTGCGGGCTCTGGAGGGCTACCCACGCTACGTCGGCATGGATTTCTTTGACTGCCCTATGTCATTGTATCATTAG
- the mmp11b gene encoding stromelysin-3 isoform X1, whose protein sequence is MMRALQMILCALALQLLYHVHSFPVGEKKISHRYKAAATWPEKSHHYGLKKRSRLPHIQDTLKDESGAIKGSHGKSSVSRNDTDLWKRRRCGVPDYPGKTRGAGIGYLPAAKAHGVHHRRKRFVLFGGRWDKTDLTYKIMRMPWQMNKEQVRLVLQEALKVWSDVTPLTFTEVPSGRADIVIDFTRYWHGDNLPFDGPGGILAHAFFPRTHREGDIHFDYDETWTVGNNMGTDLLQVAAHELGHVLGLQHSLVPGSIMSPFYSFSYPLRLSEDDKRGIQYLYGARGSPERTPPPVSTETNEIEPAVPDACQTSFDAVSVIRGELFFFKSRYVWRIRDGHLQPGYPALASRHWKGIPDNIDATFEDKTGNIWFFQGKSYWVFDGERQITGPDSVHHLGLPVSDIQAALMWGEDKAQKTFFFKDGNYWRFNLQENRVDSTHPRNMHDWRGVPTQIDAAFQDKFGYAHFLSGKRYWKFDPVEVRALEGYPRYVGMDFFDCPMSLYH, encoded by the exons ACTTGGCCTGAGAAATCTCATCATTATGGACTCAAGAAAAGAAGCAGGCTGCCGCATATCCAGGACACTCTGAAGGACGAATCGGGCGCAATCAAGGGGAGCCACGGGAAGTCCAGTGTCTCCAGGAATGACACAGACCTGTGGAAGCGCCGTCGCTGTGGAGTCCCAGACTATCCTGGCAAGACCAGGGGTGCAGGGATCGGGTATCTCCCAGCAGCAAAAGCCCATGGAGTGCATCACCGGCGCAAGCGGTTCGTCTTATTCGGAGGGCGATGGGACAAGACTGACCTCACTTATAA gatcATGCGCATGCCATGGCAGATGAATAAGGAGCAGGTTCGCCTGGTGCTGCAGGAAGCACTGAAGGTCTGGAGTGATGTCACACCCCTCACCTTCACGGAGGTCCCCAGTGGCCGGGCCGACATCGTCATCGACTTCACCAG GTACTGGCATGGCGATAATCTACCCTTTGATGGCCCTGGGGGCATTCTGGCTCACGCGTTTTTCCCCAGAACGCACCGGGAGGGGGACATTCACTTTGACTATGATGAAACCTGGACTGTGGGTAATAATATGG GCACTGACCTGCTGCAGGTGGCGGCCCATGAGCTGGGTCACGTCCTAGGCCTGCAGCACTCGCTGGTCCCTGGCTCCATCATGTCCCCCTTCTACAGCTTCTCCTACCCGCTGCGTCTCAGCGAGGACGACAAGCGTGGCATCCAGTACCTCTACGGCGCCCGCGGCTCTCCAGAAAGGACGCCGCCCCCGGTCAGCACAGAGACCAATGAGATCGAGCCTGCTGTG CCTGACGCCTGTCAGACAAGCTTTGACGCAGTGTCCGTGATCCGAGGGGAGCTCTTCTTCTTCAAGTCCCGCTACGTGTGGCGCATCCGTGACGGGCACCTGCAGCCCGGCTACCCGGCTCTGGCCTCCCGCCATTGGAAAGGAATCCCGGACAACATCGACGCCACCTTCGAGGACAAGACTGGGAACATCTGGTTCTTCCAAG GTAAAAGTTACTGGGTGTTTGATGGGGAGCGTCAGATCACCGGGCCTGACTCGGTCCACCACCTGGGGCTCCCCGTATCGGACATCCAGGCCGCCCTGATGTGGGGGGAGGACAAGGCCCAGAAGACCTTCTTCTTCAAGGATGGGAACTACTGGCGCTTCAACCTACAGGAGAACCGCGTTGACTCGACCCACCCCAGGAACATGCACGACTGGAGAGGGGTACCCACCCAAATCGATGCTGCTTTTCAGGACAAATTCG GTTACGCACACTTCCTAAGTGGAAAGAGGTACTGGAAGTTTGACCCAGTGGAAGTGCGGGCTCTGGAGGGCTACCCACGCTACGTCGGCATGGATTTCTTTGACTGCCCTATGTCATTGTATCATTAG